Proteins found in one Nocardia brasiliensis ATCC 700358 genomic segment:
- a CDS encoding aminotransferase class V-fold PLP-dependent enzyme, whose product MTGSFGAHSGTPLERAHFPATQRWTYLNHAGICPLPQPSVDAMHRRATEVSLDGEFTYAAHSAEIERVRSAAARLLGVPRTDVAFVKNTTTGLGMIANGLDWSPGDRVVVPDLEFPSTLYPWLALADRGVVVDRVRPVGPGGKLPIEAFAERIQAGPPPKLVVTSWVQFGRGWRVDLAELGRVCRAAGTLLCADVIQGLGVLPAELARWGVDFAMADGHKWLLGPEGSGVLYVRGSRLELLRPLEPGWNSVAHREDWDNLELVFDDTARRLEGGMPNVTGIAALGASIDLLLDAGIAAIWAHVDQLCEQVCAELTAIGATVLTDRSPDGRSGIVSVHLDGAPIPLLASRLQAEGIAVSARAGGLRVSPHGYNTTQDIDHLVRTVATLIRS is encoded by the coding sequence ATGACCGGATCATTCGGGGCACACAGCGGTACTCCCCTCGAGCGAGCGCACTTTCCGGCGACGCAGCGGTGGACCTACCTCAACCACGCGGGCATCTGCCCGCTCCCCCAGCCGTCGGTCGACGCGATGCACCGGCGCGCGACCGAGGTGTCCCTGGACGGCGAATTCACCTACGCGGCACACAGTGCGGAGATCGAGCGGGTGCGGTCGGCGGCGGCGCGACTGCTGGGGGTACCGCGGACCGACGTCGCGTTCGTGAAGAACACCACGACCGGGCTCGGCATGATCGCCAACGGACTCGACTGGTCGCCGGGCGACCGGGTGGTCGTGCCCGATCTGGAATTCCCGTCCACCCTGTACCCCTGGCTCGCGCTGGCCGATCGCGGCGTGGTGGTGGATCGGGTTCGGCCCGTCGGGCCGGGCGGGAAACTCCCGATCGAGGCCTTCGCCGAACGCATCCAGGCGGGACCGCCGCCGAAACTGGTCGTCACCAGCTGGGTGCAGTTCGGTCGCGGCTGGCGCGTCGACCTGGCCGAACTGGGCCGGGTGTGCCGGGCGGCCGGAACCCTGCTGTGCGCGGACGTGATCCAGGGGCTCGGCGTGCTCCCGGCCGAACTGGCCCGCTGGGGCGTCGATTTCGCGATGGCGGACGGCCACAAATGGCTGCTCGGCCCGGAGGGCAGCGGCGTGCTGTATGTCCGGGGCTCCCGGCTGGAGTTGCTGCGTCCCCTGGAACCGGGCTGGAATTCGGTCGCGCACCGGGAGGACTGGGACAATCTCGAGCTGGTATTCGACGACACCGCACGACGGCTGGAAGGCGGCATGCCCAACGTCACCGGTATCGCCGCGCTGGGCGCCTCGATCGACCTCTTGCTCGACGCGGGCATCGCCGCCATCTGGGCGCACGTCGATCAGCTGTGCGAACAAGTTTGCGCGGAACTCACCGCGATCGGCGCCACGGTGCTGACGGATCGTTCCCCCGACGGCCGCTCCGGTATCGTCTCGGTGCATCTCGACGGAGCCCCGATCCCCTTGCTGGCCAGTCGCTTGCAAGCCGAAGGCATCGCCGTCTCCGCCCGCGCGGGCGGGCTGCGCGTCTCGCCGCACGGCTACAACACCACCCAGGACATCGACCATCTCGTACGCACCGTGGCCACCCTGATCCGCAGCTGA
- a CDS encoding C1 family peptidase, producing the protein MSTAVVCAVGISLALPALAHAEPEKPEIAHHAFGLDRTAARDSLSRDTTVGLALPVQVGAIGAPPASYSLRQYALPPGDQGPVGSCVTWATGYTGYGILMHEQQIAGSPMAPMFIYSQIAKGDDEGTYAGVALPLEQQQGIDTKSDYWQGDFDYTTQPDAAERANAAHYKLSGAKDLTKGDIVANIKSAIAAGLPVPFGFEVRESFESLDGANSNYNPSRSERILGGHEVTIVGYDAKGVTIENSWGSNWGNNGFFTAPWSFITGSDVNEIHSMGRLTPA; encoded by the coding sequence TTGTCCACTGCGGTCGTCTGCGCAGTGGGGATCAGTCTCGCCCTGCCCGCCCTCGCGCACGCGGAGCCGGAGAAACCCGAAATCGCCCATCACGCGTTCGGTCTCGATCGGACCGCCGCGCGCGACAGCCTCAGCCGGGATACCACCGTCGGCCTGGCACTACCGGTCCAGGTGGGCGCGATCGGTGCGCCGCCCGCCTCGTATTCGTTGCGGCAGTATGCCTTACCGCCCGGCGATCAGGGACCGGTCGGCTCGTGCGTCACCTGGGCGACCGGCTACACCGGCTACGGCATCCTGATGCACGAACAGCAGATCGCCGGCAGCCCGATGGCGCCGATGTTCATCTACTCGCAGATCGCGAAGGGTGATGACGAAGGCACCTACGCCGGTGTCGCGTTGCCGCTGGAACAACAACAGGGCATAGACACCAAATCCGACTATTGGCAGGGCGATTTCGACTACACGACCCAGCCCGATGCGGCGGAACGCGCCAATGCCGCGCACTACAAGCTGTCCGGCGCCAAAGACCTCACCAAGGGCGATATCGTCGCGAACATCAAGAGCGCGATCGCCGCGGGGCTGCCGGTACCGTTCGGCTTCGAAGTCAGGGAAAGCTTCGAAAGCCTGGACGGCGCCAACAGCAATTACAATCCGTCGCGCAGCGAGCGAATTCTCGGCGGGCACGAGGTCACCATCGTCGGCTACGACGCCAAGGGCGTGACGATCGAGAACTCCTGGGGTTCGAACTGGGGCAACAACGGGTTCTTCACCGCCCCATGGTCTTTCATCACGGGCAGTGACGTGAACGAGATCCATTCGATGGGCCGGCTCACCCCCGCCTGA
- a CDS encoding papain-like cysteine protease family protein yields MASKWKLLCGPAALCLALTVHGSAAADPDRSEWAAGRSYGLVVTPGLPPVPEPRSAVFGAQTLPYLQQTQTAAQWCWAADGSSIATYLHKPISQSRYCALVRGADTAGSCPDQQASLEEIAAAFRKIGFGAAVGAPLSMTKVVDEISANRPILTGIAWTAGGGHAQVIYGFDADAGTITYGDPWPSSRRSVTQALDSYTQNADWVWFGEDYGIAAR; encoded by the coding sequence GTGGCATCGAAATGGAAACTGCTGTGCGGCCCGGCCGCCCTGTGCCTGGCGCTCACGGTGCACGGATCCGCGGCCGCCGATCCGGACCGGTCCGAATGGGCCGCGGGACGTTCCTACGGCTTGGTGGTGACGCCGGGCCTGCCGCCGGTACCGGAACCGCGCTCGGCCGTCTTCGGTGCCCAGACCCTGCCGTATCTGCAACAGACGCAGACCGCGGCGCAGTGGTGCTGGGCGGCCGACGGCTCGTCCATCGCCACGTACCTGCACAAGCCGATCAGTCAAAGTCGGTACTGCGCACTGGTGCGCGGTGCCGACACCGCCGGCAGCTGCCCCGACCAGCAGGCCTCGCTCGAAGAGATCGCCGCCGCGTTCCGGAAGATCGGCTTCGGCGCGGCCGTCGGCGCGCCGCTGTCGATGACGAAGGTGGTCGACGAGATCTCGGCCAACCGGCCGATTCTCACGGGTATCGCATGGACGGCAGGTGGCGGGCACGCGCAGGTCATCTACGGCTTCGACGCGGACGCGGGCACCATCACCTACGGCGACCCGTGGCCGAGCTCGCGCCGCAGCGTCACCCAGGCCCTCGATTCGTATACGCAGAACGCGGATTGGGTGTGGTTCGGCGAGGACTATGGCATCGCGGCCCGATGA
- a CDS encoding alpha/beta fold hydrolase, producing MDLEHWTVHNGDVALSVARGGHGRPLVLCPGLLTTRRELRELIALLRQEYDVVSFDLRGHGASSPGARYTFEAFLGDLVAVLAQLHERGLRSPVLVGYSLGADLAVHYAARYPDTVAGLVLIDGANPLPEPFIGPADLAEFRAMAADSVSGPVPLTAAEVFDLNLEIDVIRAGILERYRAIDCPISMIMSTTIAGERGVRRAARHNRLWRAGIERLLRARPDITASWLDADHRLVRTHPADIAWFIRNATATG from the coding sequence ATGGACCTCGAGCACTGGACGGTACACAACGGCGACGTCGCGCTTTCCGTGGCACGCGGCGGCCACGGGCGACCTCTGGTCCTGTGTCCCGGGCTGCTGACCACCCGGCGCGAGCTGCGGGAGTTGATCGCGTTGCTGCGGCAGGAGTACGACGTGGTGAGCTTCGACCTGCGCGGCCACGGCGCGAGTTCGCCCGGCGCGCGCTACACGTTCGAGGCGTTCCTCGGTGATCTCGTCGCGGTACTCGCACAACTGCACGAACGCGGTCTGCGATCGCCGGTGCTGGTGGGGTATTCGCTGGGCGCCGACCTGGCCGTGCACTACGCTGCCCGCTATCCCGATACCGTCGCCGGACTCGTCCTCATCGACGGGGCGAATCCGCTGCCCGAACCGTTCATCGGGCCGGCCGATCTGGCGGAATTCCGTGCCATGGCAGCGGATTCCGTGTCTGGGCCGGTGCCGCTCACCGCCGCGGAGGTCTTCGACCTGAACCTCGAGATCGATGTGATCCGCGCCGGCATTCTCGAACGCTACCGCGCGATCGACTGCCCGATCAGCATGATCATGTCGACCACGATCGCGGGGGAGCGCGGTGTACGCCGGGCGGCGCGCCACAATCGGCTGTGGCGGGCGGGGATCGAGCGACTCCTGCGCGCCCGGCCGGACATCACCGCGTCCTGGCTGGACGCGGATCATCGCCTGGTCCGCACCCACCCTGCGGATATCGCCTGGTTCATCCGGAACGCGACAGCGACCGGATGA
- a CDS encoding MerR family transcriptional regulator: MLTIGELAAHAGVTVRAVRHYHAKGLLPEPVRDHSGYRRYDAAAVIALIKIRTLAEAGVPLARVAELMRADPAAFAAAIAQVDARLRAEIRERERHRRQIARLAAGDGLALPVEVVEYLDRLRALGVDERIVAVERDGWIPLAAQAPERIPEWLARKQIQLDDPEFLDFYLTLGRALDVTDDPGLVASADEMAGYLARIADTQGAAHVDDLDIAPGLAELLDAFAFAAAPPARRLVELLRERGWTGWTKVGRVDPPAHPA, from the coding sequence ATGCTGACCATCGGCGAACTGGCCGCGCACGCGGGTGTCACGGTGCGCGCGGTGCGGCACTATCACGCGAAAGGATTGCTGCCGGAACCCGTGCGCGACCACTCCGGCTATCGGCGTTACGACGCGGCCGCCGTGATCGCGCTGATCAAGATCCGGACTCTCGCCGAGGCCGGGGTGCCGCTGGCGCGCGTCGCGGAGCTGATGCGTGCCGATCCCGCGGCGTTCGCCGCGGCCATCGCACAGGTCGACGCGCGGTTGCGCGCGGAGATCCGGGAGCGCGAACGGCACCGGCGGCAGATCGCCCGCCTCGCCGCCGGAGATGGGTTGGCGCTGCCCGTCGAGGTGGTCGAGTACCTCGACCGGCTGCGGGCGCTGGGCGTGGACGAGCGGATCGTCGCGGTCGAGCGAGACGGGTGGATTCCGCTGGCGGCGCAGGCGCCCGAGCGAATCCCGGAGTGGTTGGCGCGCAAGCAGATACAGCTCGACGACCCGGAATTCCTCGACTTCTACCTGACTTTGGGCCGGGCACTCGACGTGACCGACGATCCGGGGCTCGTCGCATCGGCCGACGAGATGGCGGGATACCTTGCCCGGATCGCCGACACGCAAGGCGCGGCGCACGTCGACGACCTCGATATCGCACCCGGCTTGGCCGAACTCCTGGACGCTTTCGCCTTTGCGGCCGCGCCGCCTGCGCGGCGACTGGTCGAGTTGCTCCGGGAACGCGGCTGGACCGGCTGGACCAAGGTCGGCCGGGTCGATCCGCCCGCTCACCCCGCCTGA
- a CDS encoding LLM class flavin-dependent oxidoreductase gives MAEARSFAVGTMAGVNPPLSAGRFVVRMARLGKLDSVLTPDHLISIFPRAIWDTDFTPQAKAIASPDEQFDYAPLLAHLAAGAGRVQLGVGVVDPHRRHPVLLAQTFATLAHMTKAPPILGIGSGERENLDPYGFTWNRPVDRLEEALQVIRAALTSAEPLEFAGKYYRIDRAPMDLKPPPGRMPQIWIGAHGPRMLELTGRYADGWYPWETQSPPEYERRLRLVHAAARAAGRDPDAIVPAQMIQMLTARTHSGLRRLLRAPAVRYLGLLAPDAVWARCGAKHPFGEGFRGLLDLMPHQLTRAEVQAAIAEVPDEVLHEWLMIGTPPEILRRIRALSDAGLRHAIVFPTAALVSGADAAFGYGVVLWLAARLRRQAG, from the coding sequence GTGGCGGAGGCACGATCGTTCGCAGTGGGCACGATGGCCGGGGTCAATCCACCGCTGAGCGCCGGGCGCTTCGTGGTGCGGATGGCCCGGTTGGGCAAGCTCGATTCGGTGCTGACCCCGGATCATCTGATCAGCATCTTCCCGCGGGCCATCTGGGATACCGACTTCACCCCGCAGGCGAAGGCGATCGCCAGCCCGGACGAGCAATTCGATTACGCTCCGCTGCTGGCACATCTGGCGGCCGGGGCCGGACGGGTGCAGTTGGGCGTCGGGGTGGTGGACCCGCATCGGCGGCATCCGGTGCTGCTGGCGCAGACGTTCGCCACGCTGGCGCACATGACGAAGGCCCCGCCCATCCTCGGCATCGGGTCGGGCGAACGGGAAAACCTCGACCCCTACGGGTTCACCTGGAATCGCCCGGTCGACCGCCTCGAAGAGGCGCTCCAGGTGATCCGCGCGGCACTCACCTCGGCCGAACCACTCGAGTTCGCCGGAAAGTACTACCGAATCGACCGGGCCCCAATGGATCTGAAGCCGCCACCGGGCCGGATGCCACAGATCTGGATCGGCGCGCACGGCCCCCGGATGCTCGAGCTGACCGGACGATACGCCGACGGCTGGTACCCGTGGGAGACCCAGTCCCCGCCCGAGTACGAGCGAAGACTGCGACTGGTGCACGCCGCCGCCCGCGCCGCCGGACGCGACCCGGACGCGATCGTCCCCGCGCAGATGATCCAAATGCTCACCGCGCGAACTCATTCGGGCCTCCGTCGGCTGCTGCGCGCACCCGCGGTCCGCTATCTCGGCTTGCTCGCACCGGACGCCGTGTGGGCGCGCTGCGGCGCGAAACACCCGTTCGGCGAAGGTTTCCGCGGGCTCCTGGATCTGATGCCGCACCAGCTGACCAGGGCCGAGGTGCAGGCGGCGATCGCGGAGGTACCGGACGAGGTGCTGCACGAGTGGCTCATGATCGGCACTCCCCCGGAGATTCTGCGCCGTATCCGCGCCCTGTCCGACGCGGGTTTGCGGCATGCCATCGTCTTCCCCACGGCCGCTTTGGTTTCCGGCGCGGACGCGGCCTTCGGGTACGGCGTCGTACTGTGGCTGGCGGCGCGGCTGCGGCGTCAGGCGGGGTGA
- a CDS encoding sterol desaturase family protein: MTSTTRTLTAWQQLTRYAYVPFMLLGLNGVGIALAAMHAPEYWLLAVLAAAVAASFLVERIIPYEPGWNGEQADSRRDRIHTAVNESLLLVSVAAIPALAAIVPAPALWPSGWPFVLQVLLAVLIADFGITLVHLASHKIGLLWRFHAVHHSVTRFYGLNGLMKHPLHQTVEMAAGVAPLLLVGLPVQVAAALALAVAIQLLLQHSNADYRVGPFKYVLALNEGHRFHHLKWAGIGDVNFGLFTLLWDHLFRTFSYDPDRRFTSTHLGMAAKPDYPVDYLAQLTYPFTPAGGCSTSATRAIAGRGQRRSG; encoded by the coding sequence ATGACCAGCACGACCCGCACGCTCACCGCGTGGCAACAGCTCACTCGATACGCCTACGTCCCCTTCATGCTGCTCGGCCTCAACGGAGTCGGTATCGCGCTCGCCGCCATGCACGCCCCCGAATACTGGCTGCTGGCGGTGCTCGCGGCGGCCGTCGCCGCCTCGTTCCTGGTGGAACGGATCATCCCGTACGAACCCGGGTGGAACGGTGAACAGGCCGACAGTCGTCGCGACCGCATCCACACCGCGGTCAACGAAAGTCTGCTCCTCGTCAGCGTCGCCGCCATTCCCGCGCTCGCGGCCATCGTGCCCGCGCCTGCCCTCTGGCCGAGCGGCTGGCCGTTCGTCCTGCAGGTTCTCCTCGCGGTGCTGATCGCCGATTTCGGCATCACGCTGGTGCACCTGGCCAGCCACAAGATCGGCCTGCTCTGGCGGTTCCACGCCGTGCACCACAGCGTCACCCGCTTCTACGGGCTGAACGGTCTGATGAAGCACCCGCTGCATCAGACCGTCGAAATGGCCGCCGGTGTCGCGCCTTTGCTCCTCGTCGGACTGCCCGTCCAGGTCGCCGCCGCGCTCGCCCTCGCCGTCGCAATCCAGTTGCTCTTGCAACACTCCAATGCGGACTATCGAGTCGGACCATTCAAATATGTGCTGGCGCTCAACGAAGGTCATCGCTTCCACCATCTGAAGTGGGCCGGTATCGGTGACGTCAACTTCGGTCTGTTCACCCTGCTGTGGGATCACCTGTTCCGCACGTTCTCCTACGACCCGGACCGCCGCTTCACCAGCACCCACCTCGGCATGGCCGCCAAACCCGACTACCCGGTCGACTACCTCGCCCAACTCACCTACCCCTTCACCCCAGCGGGCGGCTGCTCGACCTCGGCAACCCGCGCAATCGCCGGACGGGGGCAACGCCGGTCGGGATAA